Genomic DNA from Flavobacterium sp. N502540:
GGAAAGGGACCTTTTACTGTTTTTGCCCCAACAAATGCAGCATTTGATAAATTACCAAAAGGAACTGTTGAAACATTATTGAAACCCGAAAATAAAAAATCGCTTCAAAACATCTTAACCTATCACGTGGCAGCGGGAAAATGGAGTGCTGCTGATATTGCGAAAGCAATTAAAGAAGGTAAAGGAAAAGCAGTCATTAAAGCGGTTAACGGAGGAACTTTAACGGCCTGGATGAAAGGGAAAGATTTATACATCAGTGACGAAAGCGGAAACAAAGCTAAAGTTACTATCGCAGATGTAAACCAGTCAAATGGTGTAATTCACGTAATTGACACGGTATTGTTGCCAAAAAAATAAAAGAGGTAATTCAAATTGCGAAAATCAAATTCCAAATTCCAATTTTTAAACTGGGATTTGGAATTTAATTTTTTTAGTGACTTTATCGCTTTGCAGTTAAAGTTGATCCTGCCGAAGCAATTACAACACATAGTACTGCTAAAATCTCATAAAAGTTTAAATGTTCCTGCAAGAAAATAAAAGCGCAGATAGCTGCCGCTGCAGGCTCTAAACTCATTAAAATACTAA
This window encodes:
- a CDS encoding fasciclin domain-containing protein, with product MKTRNFLAVAILVLGFGFTSFAQKTVMVGGAAMYPTKNIIENAVNSKDHTTLVAAVKAAGLVETLEGKGPFTVFAPTNAAFDKLPKGTVETLLKPENKKSLQNILTYHVAAGKWSAADIAKAIKEGKGKAVIKAVNGGTLTAWMKGKDLYISDESGNKAKVTIADVNQSNGVIHVIDTVLLPKK